One Georgenia wutianyii DNA segment encodes these proteins:
- a CDS encoding copper resistance CopC family protein produces MTFAAAFRRARAVVAGLLLLTLAVLVAPAAQAHDMLIDSRPAAGEVLSEAPDAVVLTFNNPPLAVGSAITVVDASGATVAQGEGTVEGAEVLLPLSEPLPSGDLEVRWRVASSDGHPIEGTIAFTLDAPAAQPTASAAPTAEPAATPEPTTAEPAAAPTAEAEETGLAGLPTWLKVAVGVAALGAVAGLVVLVARRLREDRL; encoded by the coding sequence ATGACCTTCGCCGCCGCCTTCCGTCGTGCCCGCGCCGTCGTCGCCGGGCTGCTCCTGCTCACCCTCGCGGTCCTCGTCGCGCCCGCCGCGCAGGCCCACGACATGCTCATCGACTCGCGTCCCGCCGCCGGTGAGGTGCTGAGCGAGGCACCGGACGCGGTGGTGCTCACCTTCAACAACCCGCCGCTCGCGGTCGGTTCGGCGATCACGGTCGTCGACGCCTCCGGGGCGACGGTCGCGCAGGGAGAGGGGACGGTCGAGGGCGCCGAGGTCCTGCTGCCGCTCAGCGAGCCGCTGCCCTCGGGTGACCTCGAGGTGCGCTGGCGGGTGGCCTCCAGCGACGGCCACCCGATCGAGGGCACCATCGCCTTCACGCTCGACGCGCCGGCGGCCCAGCCCACTGCGAGCGCGGCGCCCACCGCCGAGCCGGCCGCCACGCCCGAGCCGACGACGGCCGAGCCGGCCGCGGCCCCGACCGCCGAGGCCGAGGAGACCGGCCTGGCCGGGTTGCCGACGTGGCTCAAGGTCGCCGTCGGCGTCGCGGCGCTCGGCGCCGTGGCCGGGCTCGTCGTCCTCGTCGCGAGGCGGCTGCGCGAGGACCGCCTCTGA
- a CDS encoding carbohydrate kinase family protein yields MRAVVVGMAYTVTALAVECFPVPYRPVRDVPISMSVGGSGFTAARTLATLGNEVYLAAPLGEDADALAVDAAAYRFGINSAMCPRSLPRSPRAVVLKDGTGLQQISRDLGEARTASVELDLGALATCDLLVVDGVLPSAALIAAAQGAGVPVAAGLGTTTTAPVLGQQCYLGADLLVMGHDPRVDELELLRSWRRRSAARLVVVTLGSRGAIGMARDSPDVVEVRARDLGPGARPAGLGATYFAALAHCVFARGCDPRAAMHYAATAAAWTIAHPGEPDGLREDVLEAAAVRPDGAVGQSP; encoded by the coding sequence ATGAGAGCGGTCGTCGTCGGCATGGCCTACACCGTGACAGCGCTCGCGGTCGAGTGCTTCCCCGTGCCCTACCGGCCCGTGCGCGACGTCCCGATCTCGATGTCGGTCGGCGGCTCGGGGTTCACCGCCGCGCGGACGCTGGCGACGCTCGGGAACGAGGTCTACCTCGCCGCCCCGCTGGGGGAGGACGCCGACGCGCTCGCGGTCGACGCCGCGGCCTACCGCTTCGGGATCAACTCCGCGATGTGCCCGCGCTCCCTGCCGCGCTCACCGCGCGCCGTCGTCCTCAAGGACGGAACGGGGCTCCAGCAGATCAGTCGCGACCTGGGGGAGGCGCGCACGGCGAGCGTCGAGCTCGACCTCGGCGCCCTGGCGACGTGCGACCTCCTCGTCGTCGACGGCGTGCTGCCGAGCGCCGCCCTCATCGCCGCGGCGCAGGGGGCGGGCGTGCCGGTCGCCGCCGGGCTGGGGACGACGACCACCGCGCCCGTCCTCGGGCAGCAGTGCTACCTCGGGGCCGACCTCCTCGTCATGGGTCACGACCCACGCGTCGACGAGCTCGAGCTGCTGCGCTCCTGGCGGCGACGGTCGGCCGCCCGGCTCGTCGTCGTCACCCTCGGCAGCCGGGGCGCCATCGGGATGGCGCGCGACTCGCCCGACGTCGTGGAGGTGCGGGCCCGGGACCTGGGGCCGGGCGCCCGGCCGGCCGGGCTGGGCGCGACGTACTTCGCGGCGCTGGCCCACTGCGTCTTCGCCCGGGGCTGCGACCCGCGGGCGGCCATGCACTACGCGGCGACCGCCGCCGCCTGGACGATCGCCCACCCCGGCGAGCCCGACGGGCTGCGGGAGGACGTCCTGGAGGCGGCGGCGGTGCGCCCTGACGGTGCGGTGGGTCAGTCGCCGTAG
- a CDS encoding 2,3-bisphosphoglycerate-dependent phosphoglycerate mutase yields the protein MSTLMLLRHGESAANALGLFTGILDVGLTPHGEQSCREAAERVRSTGWRPDVVLASELVRSWHTAEIVAAAVGGEIVRDWRLNERSYGALTGYGKREVAERYGQDLFLHWRRSFDGRPDPLPEETVALWRTLPPFDRLPPEALAPTESLADVVERVRPLWTGALGQALRAGRTVLVVAHGNSLRALCALVDDLSPEELRDLNLPNARPLVYELAPDLTPLHRGGRYLDPHLAAAEAAVIAAQGGT from the coding sequence GTGTCCACCCTCATGCTCCTGCGCCACGGCGAGAGCGCCGCGAACGCCCTCGGCCTGTTCACCGGGATCCTCGACGTCGGCCTCACCCCCCACGGTGAGCAGAGCTGTCGCGAGGCGGCGGAGCGCGTCCGCTCCACGGGCTGGCGCCCCGACGTCGTCCTCGCCTCCGAGCTCGTCCGCTCGTGGCACACGGCCGAGATCGTCGCAGCGGCCGTCGGCGGGGAGATCGTGCGCGACTGGCGGCTCAACGAGCGCAGCTACGGGGCGCTGACCGGCTACGGCAAGCGGGAGGTCGCCGAGCGGTACGGCCAGGACCTCTTCCTCCACTGGCGCCGCTCCTTCGACGGTCGCCCGGACCCGCTGCCCGAGGAGACCGTCGCGCTGTGGCGCACGCTGCCCCCGTTCGACCGCCTGCCGCCCGAGGCGCTGGCGCCCACCGAGTCCCTCGCCGACGTCGTCGAGCGGGTCCGCCCGCTGTGGACCGGGGCGCTCGGGCAGGCGCTGCGGGCCGGGCGCACGGTCCTCGTCGTCGCGCACGGCAACTCCCTGCGCGCCCTGTGCGCGCTCGTCGACGACCTGTCACCCGAGGAGCTGCGCGACCTCAACCTGCCCAACGCCCGCCCGCTGGTCTACGAGCTGGCCCCGGACCTCACCCCGCTCCACCGCGGCGGGCGCTACCTCGACCCGCACCTGGCGGCCGCCGAGGCCGCGGTCATCGCCGCCCAGGGAGGGACCTGA
- a CDS encoding CYTH domain-containing protein gives MSDAGHGDFEFERKFFVRALPDAALSEPDPVLIVQSYFLAADGYALRIRLQGPAPAGPLPGDERELLEAASFTFCALTAKGPYVGGTRYEAERELDVTAGLAMVRLGGDLVAKLRYALWLGTDGWVVDSFLGRNAPLVVAECERGGPVTDLVIPDFCVSEVSDDPRFANDSLATSPYRHWSATYESELAERGPRFLTEFGHNELGLPT, from the coding sequence ATGAGCGACGCCGGTCACGGTGACTTCGAGTTCGAGCGCAAGTTCTTCGTCCGTGCGCTGCCCGACGCTGCCCTGAGCGAGCCGGACCCGGTGCTCATCGTGCAGAGCTACTTCCTCGCCGCCGACGGGTACGCGCTGCGCATCCGGCTGCAGGGCCCGGCGCCGGCCGGCCCGCTGCCGGGCGACGAGCGCGAGCTGCTCGAGGCCGCGTCCTTCACGTTCTGCGCCCTCACCGCCAAGGGCCCCTACGTCGGCGGCACCCGCTACGAGGCGGAGCGCGAGCTCGACGTCACCGCGGGCCTGGCGATGGTCCGCCTCGGCGGGGACCTCGTGGCCAAGCTGCGGTACGCGCTGTGGCTCGGCACCGACGGCTGGGTGGTCGACTCCTTCCTCGGGCGCAACGCGCCGCTCGTCGTCGCCGAGTGCGAGCGCGGGGGCCCGGTCACCGACCTCGTCATCCCCGACTTCTGCGTGAGCGAGGTCAGCGACGATCCCCGCTTCGCCAACGACTCCCTCGCCACCTCGCCCTACCGCCACTGGAGCGCCACGTACGAGAGCGAGCTCGCCGAGCGCGGGCCCCGCTTCCTCACCGAGTTCGGCCACAACGAGCTGGGCCTGCCGACCTGA